The Nitrospirota bacterium genome window below encodes:
- a CDS encoding pyruvate dehydrogenase complex E1 component subunit beta codes for MVMSYREALNQAMREEMRRDSRIFLIGEEVGYYQGAFKVSKGFVEEFGPQRVVDTPITEAGFTGLAIGAAMAGLHPIVELMTMNFGIVALDQIVNNAAKIRYMSGGQLSVPLVIRGPGSAAHQLGAQHSQSLEAWFCHVPGLKVIAPATPHDAKGLLKSAIRDKDPVIFIEAQLLYGTKGNVGDGEYTIPIGVADIKRVGRDATIVAYSKMLLLALEAADQLSREGINVEVIDPRTLKPLDLATIVTSVKKTGRLVIVEEGWRFCGLGAQIAESVYTAAFDFLDAPIKRVTGEDVPMPYSRPLEDAAIPDKGRIIEAIKAVCGAP; via the coding sequence ATGGTGATGTCTTATCGGGAAGCGCTAAACCAGGCCATGCGGGAGGAGATGCGTCGGGATTCCCGCATCTTTCTGATCGGGGAGGAGGTCGGTTACTACCAGGGAGCCTTCAAGGTCAGTAAAGGGTTTGTCGAGGAATTCGGCCCACAACGGGTCGTGGATACGCCCATTACGGAAGCAGGCTTCACCGGCCTGGCAATCGGCGCCGCTATGGCGGGATTGCATCCTATTGTCGAGCTCATGACCATGAATTTTGGGATAGTGGCATTGGATCAGATCGTCAACAACGCCGCAAAAATTCGGTATATGTCGGGAGGCCAGCTGTCGGTGCCACTTGTGATTCGCGGACCGGGCAGTGCAGCCCATCAGTTAGGCGCGCAACATTCCCAGAGTCTGGAGGCCTGGTTCTGTCACGTGCCGGGATTGAAAGTGATCGCTCCCGCGACGCCTCATGACGCGAAGGGTCTGCTGAAGAGCGCGATCCGGGACAAGGACCCTGTCATCTTTATCGAAGCGCAACTGCTGTATGGAACGAAGGGGAATGTCGGAGATGGTGAGTACACGATCCCTATCGGAGTCGCCGACATTAAACGTGTCGGACGCGACGCCACGATCGTCGCCTATTCGAAGATGCTCTTGCTGGCACTCGAGGCGGCCGATCAGCTGAGTCGAGAGGGCATCAACGTCGAGGTCATCGACCCTCGTACCCTCAAGCCATTGGACCTCGCCACAATCGTCACCTCGGTCAAAAAGACGGGGCGGCTCGTGATCGTCGAAGAGGGGTGGCGGTTTTGCGGGCTGGGTGCGCAGATTGCCGAAAGTGTGTATACGGCGGCGTTCGATTTCCTGGACGCCCCCATCAAGCGGGTCACCGGCGAAGATGTGCCGATGCCCTACAGCCGCCCATTGGAAGATGCCGCCATTCCTGACAAGGGGCGCATCATCGAGGCCATCAAAGCGGTGTGCGGCGCTCCCTAA